A segment of the Terriglobales bacterium genome:
CCATTGGAGACTGGTAATCGATGCGAGCAACACGCAGGGTAATCGGACTCTGCCTGGCCGTGGGAGTTTCCTTTTGTCCAGCTGCGGGCAGCGGAATGCCTGGTGATCAGCCAGCGCCATCCGTTCGCTCCAAAACGGGAAATCCCTCTTCGGAACTGAGGGACCTCTATTTCGGCGAGGCACTCTATCACGCCTACCAGGGTCAGTACTTCGATGCAATCCAGCGGCTCGACACCGAGCTCGGCATGTACCACGGTCTTGATCAGCCCGAACTCGACACACTGCACTACCACGTTAATGAAGCCGAATTCTCGGTCGGCGATTTTGAACTCGACTATCGCATGCATCTCCGCGCAGGTCGCGCTATCAAGGCGGTGCTCGAGGGTGCGGTCGATGAATCGGTACGAAACGAGGCCGCGTTCAGACTTGCCCGTATGAATTTCCAGGAGGGTCAGCTTGACGAGGCGATGCACGCACTTCAACGAATCCAGGGTACGGTGCCGCCGCAGATAATCGATGACGTCGAGTTCCTGCGCGCAAATATTCTCATTGCAACGGGCCGGCCGGGCGAAGCTGTCAACGTGCTAAAGCAGATGCGGAGCGGCGAGGATCTGGCCGGATTTGTCGCCTATAACCTTGGCATCGCGTTGTTGCAGGACAATCGACCGCAGGAAGCAATCGAGCAGCTCGACAAAGCCGGCCAACTGCCCGCCACGGATCCCGCCGGTCTCGCGATCCGCGACAAGTCCAATTTGGTACTCGGCACCATGTTGTTCGAATCTGGGAATTTTGAGCGGGCAAGACAGTCATGGGACCGCGTTCGCCTCGAGGGTCCGTTCTCAAATCAGGCTCTGCTGCGGGCAGGATGGGCAGAGGCCACAGCCAAGCATTACGATCGGGCGCTCGTTCCGTGGAACATCTTGGCCTCTCGTGAACCGACGGACGCCGCAGTGCAGGAGGGCATGCTTGCCGTCGCGAATGCTTATGCCGGCCTGAACCTGAACGGCCGTGCAGCGCTGAAGTATGGAGCCGCGCTCGAGCTCTTCACCAATCAGATCCAGAGGGTCGACGCATCGATCAACAGCATCAGAGAGGGTCATTTTCTGAAGGCGCTGATGCGCGAGGAGACCAGGGAGGACGCAGACTGGGTCATCACGCTGCGCACTTTGCCCGATGCGCCGGAAACTTACTACCTGATGCAGCTGATGGCCTCTCATGACTTCCAGACTG
Coding sequences within it:
- a CDS encoding tetratricopeptide repeat protein, producing the protein MRATRRVIGLCLAVGVSFCPAAGSGMPGDQPAPSVRSKTGNPSSELRDLYFGEALYHAYQGQYFDAIQRLDTELGMYHGLDQPELDTLHYHVNEAEFSVGDFELDYRMHLRAGRAIKAVLEGAVDESVRNEAAFRLARMNFQEGQLDEAMHALQRIQGTVPPQIIDDVEFLRANILIATGRPGEAVNVLKQMRSGEDLAGFVAYNLGIALLQDNRPQEAIEQLDKAGQLPATDPAGLAIRDKSNLVLGTMLFESGNFERARQSWDRVRLEGPFSNQALLRAGWAEATAKHYDRALVPWNILASREPTDAAVQEGMLAVANAYAGLNLNGRAALKYGAALELFTNQIQRVDASINSIREGHFLKALMREETREDADWVITLRTLPDAPETYYLMQLMASHDFQTALHNYLDLKDLQTRLIASRTSLDAFTDLIRLRKQNYAPLLPEVDAQFRNLDARMRLRLEQRKQLRNRLHAMLTAPRPDYLATADERSAIERIALIEKKLVNSHNPEALAIRQRADRLRGTLTWQLETEYNDRLTAATIHLNELNSNVDALTRQYESFVRTRQAATQSYVGYDKQISQLHQRVDDAQQRVDQLIAQQGHIIEVVAINQLERRRDRLVAQQTEARYGVAASYDRAARAQGGEEK